The sequence CTGGCGCTGCAGCTTGCGGGCTTCGCAGCGGACCGGTTCGGCCCCTTTCTGGCGGTAGCGATCCAGCAGCGGCGTGTCGGCCAGGTTCTCCTGGGCCAGCACGGCATTGAACAGCCGTTGCTCGACACCGAGGCTGCCGAGCTGGGCCTCGATCGCGCGCAGGTGCCCTTCGACATCGAGGTGGTCGGTCTCGCCGGGCTGGGTCATCAGGTTGCAGATGTAGAGGCGGGGCGCCTTGCTGCGGGCGATCGCCGCCACCAGCTCCGGCACCAGCAGGTTGGGCAGCAGCGAGGTGTAGAGACTGCCAGGGCCGAGCACGATCAGGTCGGCATGGGCGATGGCCTCGATCGCCCGGGGCAGGGCCGGCGGGCGCTCGGGCGAGCAGCCCAGCCGCACGATCGGGCTGTGGGCATGGCCGATCGCCGATTCGCCCTCGATCCGCTCACCGCTCTCCAGCTCTGCCCAGAGGCGCACGTCGGCATTGGTGGCGGGCACCACCTGGCCCTGCACCGCCAGCACCCTGCTGCTGGCGGTGATCGCCGACTCGAGGCTGCCGGTGATCGCCGTGAGGGCCGAGAGAAAGAGGTTGCCGAAACTGTGCCCCTCCAGCCCCACACCCGACTGGAAGCGGTACTGGAAGAGTCTGGTGAGCAGGGGCTCCTCCCGGGCCAGGGCGGCCAGGCAGTTGCGGATGTCACCCGGGGGCTGCACCCCCAGTTCGCGGCGCAGCACACCGCTGCTGCCGCCGTCATCGGCCACGGTGACGATGGCGGTGAGGTTGCTGCTGTAGCGCTTCAGGCCACTGAGCAGGGTGGAGAGGCCGGTGCCGCCGCCCACGGCCACAATGCTGGGACCGCGGTTGAGGCGGCCCTGGGCAGCGAGGGCATCCACCAGATGGGTGCCCCGATCCGGGGCGAGGGCCTGCTGGATGGCGCCGAAGCTGCGGCTCTGTCCCAGCCAGATCATGGCGGCGCCGATCGCCAGGACCAACGGCCCGGTGATCCCCCTCGGCAGCACGGTGGTGAGGTTCTTGAGCAGCCACTGGATGCCGGCGATGGTCCAGTAGATGGGCTGCAGATCGGCCCACACCGCGGCCCCCAACAGGGCGATCAACAGGCCCAGCCCCGAGGTGAGCACCCAGCGTTTCACCACCAGGCCGGGCTGCAGCCAGCGCACCGCGCGCCGCGAACGGCTGACCAGATCGCGCTGGCGCAGCTCCCCCCGGCCAACCCAGCTGGCCCGTGGTCTGAGCCGGCGGGGCCGCCGCGGCCTGGAAGCCGGCGCAGGGGAAGACGAGGGCGTGGGACTGTGCTCAAGGAGCCAATCCAGTGTAGATCGGGCTGCAGGCGCGAGGATGAGAGGTGATTGCGCTGCCGCCGCTGGACTCCCCAGCCCCACCCCTGGCCGAACTCCGCAACCTCAGCATGCGCTGGGGCCGCACCACCGTGCTGGATGGCGTGAACCTCAGCCTGCAACCCGGCGAGCAGCTGGTGGTGGTGGGGCCCTCAGGGGCGGGCAAGTCGACGATCCTGCGGCTGCTCGCCGGCCTGCTGCTGCCCAGCAGTGGCAGCCTGCTGCTGCACGGCGAGCCCCAGACCTACCTGCGCATCGATCAGGAGAACCCGCCCGACGTGCGGCTGGTGTTCCAGAACCCGGCCCTGCTGGGCTCCCTCACGGTGCGCGAGAACGTGGGCTTCCTGCTCTATCGCTACGGCCGGCTCAAGGAGGGCGAGATCCGCCAGCGGGTGGCGGAAGCCCTGGAGGCCGTGGGGCTGAGTGGGATCGAGGAGCGGCTGCCGGGGGAACTGAGCGGCGGTATGCAGAAGCGGGTGAGCTTTGCCCGCGCCCTGATTCCGGCCCCCCAGCTGCTGGACTCGCCCCAGATGCCCCTGCTGCTGTTCGATGAACCCACGGCCGGGCTGGATCCGGTGGCCTGCACCCGCATCGAGGATCTGATCGTGCGCACCACAGCCGTGGCCCAGGCCAGCTCCGTGGTGGTGAGCCACGTGCACAGCACGATCGAGCGCACCGGCGGCCAGATCGTGATGCTCTACGACGGCATTTTTCGCTGGGCCGGCGATCTGGAGGCCTACCGCCATACCGACAATCCCTATGTGATGCAGTTCAGGAGCGGTAGCCTGCGCGGGCCCATCCAGCCTGCAGAGGCCTGAGCAATGCGCCGCTCTGTGCGTGAGGCGATCGTGGGATTCTCCCTGGTGGGAGCGATCGTTTCGGCGGTGGGCTTCTCGTTCTGGCTGCGGGGCCTCTCCCTCACCCGCCAGTTCTGGACGCTGAACGCCAGCTTCCAGCAGGCCTCGGGGCTGGCCGCACGCTCCCCGGTGGTGTACCGAGGGGTGATGGTGGGCAGCGTGCGCTCCGTGCGCGTCACCCCGGGGGCGGTGGAGGCCGACCTGGAGATCACCGATCCCAGCCTGAGACTCTCCCTGCCGGTCAGGGCTGAGGTGGTGCAGGGATCGCTGCTGGGCGGCGAGGCCCAGGTGGCCCTGATCAGCACCGGACCAGCCCCGAACGCCTCGGCGCCACCGCCCCGA is a genomic window of Cyanobium sp. NS01 containing:
- the yvcK gene encoding gluconeogenesis factor YvcK family protein; amino-acid sequence: MRQRDLVSRSRRAVRWLQPGLVVKRWVLTSGLGLLIALLGAAVWADLQPIYWTIAGIQWLLKNLTTVLPRGITGPLVLAIGAAMIWLGQSRSFGAIQQALAPDRGTHLVDALAAQGRLNRGPSIVAVGGGTGLSTLLSGLKRYSSNLTAIVTVADDGGSSGVLRRELGVQPPGDIRNCLAALAREEPLLTRLFQYRFQSGVGLEGHSFGNLFLSALTAITGSLESAITASSRVLAVQGQVVPATNADVRLWAELESGERIEGESAIGHAHSPIVRLGCSPERPPALPRAIEAIAHADLIVLGPGSLYTSLLPNLLVPELVAAIARSKAPRLYICNLMTQPGETDHLDVEGHLRAIEAQLGSLGVEQRLFNAVLAQENLADTPLLDRYRQKGAEPVRCEARKLQRQGYQVMQAPLQGARPTATLRHDPRSLALAVMRFYRSYRGNNLRRARAQRQDP
- a CDS encoding ABC transporter ATP-binding protein, with amino-acid sequence MRWGRTTVLDGVNLSLQPGEQLVVVGPSGAGKSTILRLLAGLLLPSSGSLLLHGEPQTYLRIDQENPPDVRLVFQNPALLGSLTVRENVGFLLYRYGRLKEGEIRQRVAEALEAVGLSGIEERLPGELSGGMQKRVSFARALIPAPQLLDSPQMPLLLFDEPTAGLDPVACTRIEDLIVRTTAVAQASSVVVSHVHSTIERTGGQIVMLYDGIFRWAGDLEAYRHTDNPYVMQFRSGSLRGPIQPAEA